Below is a genomic region from Streptosporangium album.
ACGGGGAACTTCTGGGAGATCCCCCGGGAGTTCATCTCCTCGAGGTTCTCCCTCATGATGACCGTGGACTTCACCAGCAGCCCGGACATGCCGATGACGTCGGCGTTCTTCTCCTCGGCCGCTTCCAGGATCGTCGACACCGGCTGCTTGATGCCGAGGTTGACGACCTCGTAGCCGTTGTTGGACAGGATGATGTCGACCAGGTTCTTGCCGATGTCGTGCACGTCGCCCTTGACGGTCGCCAGCACGATGCGGCCCTTGTTCTCTCCCTCGACCCGCTCCATGTGCGGTTCCAGGTAGGCCACGGAGGTCTTCATGACCTCGGCCGACTGAAGCACGAACGGCAGCTGCATCTGGCCCGAGCCGAACAGCTCACCGACGGTCTTCATGCCGTCCAGGAGCACCTCGTTGACGATCTCCAGAGCCGGGCGCTGCGCCAGCGCCTCGTCGAGGTCGGCCTCCAGGCCCTTGCGCTCGCCGTCGACGATGCGGCGCTTGAGCCGCTCCCACAGCGGCAGGCCGAGCAGCTCCGCGGCCCGGTCGGCCTTGACCGAGGCGGCGTCCACGCCCTCGAAAAGCTCCATGAACCGCTGCAGCGGGTCGTACCCCTCCCTGCGGCGGTCGTAGACCATGTCCAGGGCCACTTGGCGCTGCTCGTCGGGGATGCGCGCCATCGGCAGGATCTTGGAGGCGTGCACGATGGCCGAGTCGAGGCCGGCGTTGACGCATTCGTTGAGGAAGACGCTGTTGAGGACGATGCGCGCGGCCGGGTTGAGCCCGAAGGAGATGTTGGACAGGCCGAGCACGGTCTGCACGCCCGGGTAGCGCCGCTTGAGCTCGGCGATGGCCTCGATGGTCTCGACGCCGTCGCGGCGGGTCTCCTCCTGGCCGGTGGCGATCGGGAAGGTGAGGGTGTCGATGAGGATGTCCTCGACCTTCATCCCCCAGTTGGCCGTCAGGTCCTCGATGATGCGGGTCGCGATCCGGAGCTTCCAGTCGGCGGTGCGGGCCTGGCCCTCCTCGTCGATGGTCAGCGCCATGACGGCCGCGCCGTGGGACCGGACCAGCTTCATGATCTTGGTGAAACGCGAGTCGGGGCCGTCGCCGTCCTCGTAGTTGACCGAGTTGATGATCGCCCTGCCGCCGATCATCTCCAGGCCGGCCTCCAGCACGGCGGGCTCCGTGGAGTCGAGCACGATCGGCAGCGTGGAGGCGGTGGCGAAGCGGAACGCCAGCTCCTTCATGTCCTTGACGCCGTCGCGACCCACGTAGTCGACGCACAGGTCGAGCATGTGCGCGCCGTCGCGGGACTGGGCCCGGGCGATCTCGACGCACTCCTCCCAGTTCTCGGCGAGCATCGCCTCGCGGAAGGCCTTGGAGCCGTTGGCGTTGGTCCGCTCGCCGATCGCCAGGTAGGAGGTGTCCTGACGGAACGGGACGTGCTGATACAGGGAGGCCGCACCGGCTTCGGGACGAGGGCGGCGGGGGTGGAGCTCGTTGCCGCGCACCCGCTCCACCACTTTGCGCAGGTGCTCGGGAGTGGTGCCGCAGCAGCCGCCGACCAGGGACAGGCCGAAGGAGCGGGTGAAGTTCTCGTGGGCGTCGGCGAGCTCGTCCGGGGTGAGCGGGTAGTGGGCGCCGTCGGAGGTCAGCTGCGGCAGGCCCGCATTGGGCATGCACGACAGCCGCACCCGGGCGTGGCGCGCCAGGTAGCGCAGGTGCTCGCTCATCTCGGTGGGGCCGGTGGCGCAGTTGAGGCCGATGACGTCGACGCCGAGCGGCTCGATGGCGGTGAGCGCGGCGCCGATCTCCGAGCCGAGCAGCATCGCGCCGTTGGTCTCCACGGTCACCTGGGCGATCACCGGCACGTCGCGCCCGGAGTCGGCGATGGCCCGCCTGGCCCCGATGACGGCGGCCTTGACTTGGAGCAGGTCCTGGCAGGTCTCGATGATCAGAGCGTCGGCGCCCCCGGCGACGAGCCCGGCCGCGTTGTCGTAGTAGGCGTCGCGCAGCACGGCGTACGGCCTGTGCCCGAGGGTGGGGAGCTTGGTGCCGGGGCCGATCGAGCCGAGCACGTAACGGGGGTGGTCAGGGGTGGACCAGTGGTCGGCCGCCTCGCGGGCGACCCGGGCACCGGCCTCCGACAGCTCGTAGGTCCGTGCCGAGATGTCGTACTCGCCGAGGGCGGCGAGGTTGGCGCCGAAGGTGTTGGTCTCGACGCAGTCGACGCCGACCTCGAAATAGGCGTCGTGCACGGCCCGCACGATGTCGGGGCGGGTGGCGTTGAGCACCTCGTTGCAGCCTTCGTGACCTTCGAAGTCGTCCAGGGTGACGTCGTGTGCCTGCAGCATCGTCCCCATGGCCCCGTCGGCGACCATGACGCGCTCGGCCAGGACATCACGGAAAGACGGTCTGCTAGTCATGAGGGGAAGCTTACTGGGAACCCTCGGAGGAGCATTGTTCTCGACCTTAACTGGACTTGTGGTCCAATTAAGCGATCGAGCGGCCGGGTCCCGCCGCAGACGGGCCGTGGTGTGCTCATCGTCCACAACGCTCCGGGAAGGTGACGTAAAGGCCCCCTCACCGCATAGGCTTAGCCGGATAGTACGGCGAGGCCAGAAGGAGGCGGCGCGTGATCGAACTCGAAGGTCTACCCGAGCTCGTCGACCCGGTGCTGATCGCCGCGTTCGAAGGGTGGAACGACGCGGGCGAGGCCTCGAGCGGAGTGATCGCGCATCTCGAGGGCGAGTGGAAGGCGACCCCGCTGGTCTCCATCGACCCGGAGGAGTATTACGACTTCCAGGTCACCCGCCCCATCGTCGAGATGGGCGAGGGGCTGACCCGCTCCATCACCTGGCCGACCACCAAACTGTCGGTGGCCAGGCCGCCGGGCGTGGACCGCGACGTGGTGCTGCTGCGCGGCATCGAGCCCAACATGCGGTGGCGCGCCTTCTGCGAGGAGATCATCGTGGTCTGCCGCGAGCTGGGAGTGGAGCTGGCGGTGCTGCTCGGCGCCCTCCTCAACGACTCCCCCCACACCCGT
It encodes:
- the metH gene encoding methionine synthase, which translates into the protein MTSRPSFRDVLAERVMVADGAMGTMLQAHDVTLDDFEGHEGCNEVLNATRPDIVRAVHDAYFEVGVDCVETNTFGANLAALGEYDISARTYELSEAGARVAREAADHWSTPDHPRYVLGSIGPGTKLPTLGHRPYAVLRDAYYDNAAGLVAGGADALIIETCQDLLQVKAAVIGARRAIADSGRDVPVIAQVTVETNGAMLLGSEIGAALTAIEPLGVDVIGLNCATGPTEMSEHLRYLARHARVRLSCMPNAGLPQLTSDGAHYPLTPDELADAHENFTRSFGLSLVGGCCGTTPEHLRKVVERVRGNELHPRRPRPEAGAASLYQHVPFRQDTSYLAIGERTNANGSKAFREAMLAENWEECVEIARAQSRDGAHMLDLCVDYVGRDGVKDMKELAFRFATASTLPIVLDSTEPAVLEAGLEMIGGRAIINSVNYEDGDGPDSRFTKIMKLVRSHGAAVMALTIDEEGQARTADWKLRIATRIIEDLTANWGMKVEDILIDTLTFPIATGQEETRRDGVETIEAIAELKRRYPGVQTVLGLSNISFGLNPAARIVLNSVFLNECVNAGLDSAIVHASKILPMARIPDEQRQVALDMVYDRRREGYDPLQRFMELFEGVDAASVKADRAAELLGLPLWERLKRRIVDGERKGLEADLDEALAQRPALEIVNEVLLDGMKTVGELFGSGQMQLPFVLQSAEVMKTSVAYLEPHMERVEGENKGRIVLATVKGDVHDIGKNLVDIILSNNGYEVVNLGIKQPVSTILEAAEEKNADVIGMSGLLVKSTVIMRENLEEMNSRGISQKFPVLLGGAALTRAYVEQDLAELFQGDVRYARDAFEGLRLMDAFMAVKRGESGASLPPLRERRVRSGATLVRTPEAELPARSDVAADNPVPTAPFLGERIVKGIPLADYAAFLDERATFMGQWGLKAARGGSGPSYEELVETEGRPRLRMWLERMQTEGLLEAAVSYGYFPCVSDGDSLIILDDAGNERTRFTFPRQRRDRHLCLSDFFRSKDSGEVDVVAFQVATMGNRVSEAAAELFAKDAYRDYLELHGLSVQLTEALAEYWHARVRSELGIGGDESLEDMLKVNVTGCRYSFGYPACPNLEDQVQLMELIDPSRIGVKLSEEFQLHPEQSTSALVVHHPEASYFNV